Sequence from the Methylophilales bacterium MBRSF5 genome:
CAAATCAAAAATAGTCCTCTTAATGTTTTTCCAGAGTTTTCTCCAACGCAGGTAGTTATTCAGACTGAATCACCAGGATTTTCATCAGACCTGGTAGAAAAATTGGTAACGCGACCGATCGAGGTAATGGTTTCAGGCACGATCGGAATAAAGCAAATTAGATCCCAATCCATTCCAGGGCTCTCAGTCGTCACAGTAATTTTTGATGAAGATACAGATGTTTACAGAAACAGGCAGTCAATTACAGAAAAATTATCAACCCTTACCAACATCTTACCGACCAACATTATTCCAAAAATAACTCCCCTCACCTCATCCGCATCAAGCGTTCTTGGAATAGGATTAACTTCTGACACTAAGAATGAAATTCAACTGAGAACTTTTGCTGACAATGTTGTTATTCCGCACTTAATGGCAGTAGAAGGCGTTGCGGATGTAAATCGATTTGGCGGCAAGGTTAGGCAGCTGCAAATCAAGACTATTCCAAAAAAATTGCTAGAAAATGATCTAAGTTTACAAGATATATTTACTGCTGCCAAAAAATCTTCCGCTGTCCGCGGTGGAGGTTTTATTCAAAATGAAAATCAAAGAATCATTATTAATACAGAAGGACAAACGCTTACAGCAAGAGAATTAGAACAAACGACTCTATTCAATAAGCAAGGAAAATTACTCAGACTTAAGGATGTGGCTGTCATTGAGGATGGATATACCCCCTCCATCAGTAGCGCCTCCATTAACGGTCAGATTGGTGTGTATTTATCGATCCAGGGGCAGCTTGGTTCAGATACATACGAATTGACTGAAAATCTTGAGACAGCAATCGAATCTCTTCTTTCGGTTGCCAACAAGGAAGAAATAACCATTCACCCAGAACTTTTCAAGCCGGCTAATTTTATTGATGCATCAATCAAAGGGTTAAGGGTGGATATCATCATTGGTGCAATTTTAGTGATTGGAATTTTGTACCTATTTTTATTTAATTTTCGAACGGCTTTTATCTCTGCTATCGCCATCCCGCTATCGCTTCTATCAGCGATTGCGGTCATGAGTCATATGAACCTGGGGCTAAATGTCATGGTACTCAGTGGTCTTGCTATCGCTCTTGGTGAGGTCGTTGATGACGCAATTATTGATGTGGAAAATATTTTTCGTCGATTAAGAGAGAACAAAACATTGAAAAATAAAAAACCCTTATATCAGGTCGTTTTTGAATCCTCAATGGAAGTTAGAAAATCAGTAGTCTATGCAACTTTGATTATTGTTATTGTTTTTTTACCTTTGCTTTCATTAACCGGAGTTGCCGGAAAATTATTTGGCCCGTTAGGGATTGCCTATATCCTTTCCATTCTAGCGTCTCTAGCAGTAGCCCTTACAGTTACACCTGCTATGAGTTATTTGCTTCTTGGTCAAAATGAAAATCTGAACACTGAAGACTCACCTGTAATCAAATCATTAAAAAAAAATTACCGCAATATATTGCTTCGCATTGAATCTCACTCCAAAGTCGTTTTAATTATCTCTTTATTTGTGATTGCGTTTGGTCTCTCATTCATTCCTTTATTTAAAACTCATTTTATTCCGCCATTAAACGAAGGACATTACATTATGCACATGGCAGCATACCCAGGAACCTCGGAAAAAGAGTCTTTAAGGATTGGTAACTTAGTGACGGAACAAATTTTAAAAATTGACGGCGTGCGGTCAGTCGCCCAATGGGTTGGCCGCTCGCCTCTTGGTGCAGATACATTTGGTACACACTACAGTGAATTTGAGATTGAATTATCAAAAAAATCTGGAGACGACCAAAGAAGAATCCTGAGCTCAATTCAGGATATTGTCTATGATAAAGATAATGGTTTTGTGGGAGTTAATTTTGCAATTAATACTTTTTTAACAGAACGGATTGAAGAAACAATATCTGGCTACAATGCTGCCGTTGTGATTAATTTGTATGGAAATAACTTAGACACCCTTGATCAAGATGCCATTAAAGTTGCTCAAATGTTAGAAACCCTTCCAGGATCTAAAGACATCATGCTGCAATCCCCTCCTGGAAATCCCCAGGTAAATATCAAACTACTTCCAGAGCAGCTAACAAATTTTGGAATCAGTCGAGCGGATGCTCTAGATGTTATTAGAGCTGCATATGAAAACTTACCTGTAGCACAGATATACGAAAGAATGATTCCAGTTGACATCGCCGTTACCATAGATTCAGAATTTAAGGATGGTATTGAAGATATTAAAAAATTACCCCTTAGCTCATCATTGGGCCAAATAGTTGAGCTGGGAGACATCGCCCAAATATCACAAGTTAGTGGTCGTTCTAAGATTCTTCATCAGGGTGGTAAGCGAGTACAAACCATCACATCTAATATTGATGATTATGATTTAAATGATTACGTAATTAATGTAAAAAAAGGGCTTGAGAGAATTCAATTAGGTTCGGGGAACTATTTTGAGATCACAGGCGAAGCTCAAGAAAATGCACAATCACGTGAAGACTTGATTGCACATTCGACTATTGCAATTGCTGGCGTTCTTTTAATGCTCTATATAGCGTTTGGTACTTTAAAAAATCTCAGCCTTACACTACTTAATTTACCCTTTGCACTCATTGGCGGTGTCATCGCAGCATCAATTCATGGGGGTTGGATATCGATCGGATCATTAGTCGGATTTGTCACGCTGTTCGGAATTACGTTAAGGAATTCAATAATGCTGATATCTCACTATCAGCACCTCGTGGATTATGAGGGTCATACGTGGAATTTAGAAACATGCATCCTCGGCGCATCGGAAAGATTGCCATCCATTCTGATGACTGCCTTAGTAGCTGGTCTAGCCCTTCTTCCGATTGCCATTGGATCTGGAGAGCCAGGAAAAGAAATCGAAGGTCCTATGGCCATGATCATTATTGGAGGTTTATTCACCTCTACCATTTTAAATCTATTGATATTACCTACCGTCTTACTGAATTATGGTGATTTCAAAAAAACGAAATTTTTAAACTTCTAGAGATTCAATTTCTTTTGCAAGTGAATAATCTTTTTCTGAAATTTCCCCGAGATCATGGGTGATTAATGAGATTTTCACCTTATTGTAAGAAATGAAAATATCAGGGTGATGATCGGCTTCATCTGCAATTTTTGCAACTGCATTAACAAAATTAATGGCATCTTGAAAAGTTGAGAACACAAATTCTTTGACTAATAATTCATTGTGGATCATCCATTCATTTAAATCTGATTTAATTTTATTCATTAATTCTTTATTCATTTGATAACCTCATAAAGTATGAAATGGCTTTTTCAATATTTGCAGCTTTATTAAATATTTCATTGTACTCGCTCTTTACCGACGAGCTTTTTGTAATGCCACCACCTGAAAAATATTCTAATCTACCACCAGAGGCAATCAAAGATCTTATTGCAATATTGGAATTCATGGTCTTATTGAAAGATAAATAAAAAATTGATCCACAATAAATCTCTCTTGAAAAACTTTCCAGCTCATCAATAATTTCTAATGATCTTTTCTTTGGGGCACCAGTTATTGAACCTCCTGGAAAAGCGTCACAAAATGCGGTCCATGGCGATATCTCTTGCTTGAGTTGACCCTCAATAGAACTTACAAGATGATGAACGTTGGGATAACTCTCAATGTTAAATAGATTTTTTACATTAACAGTACCCGTGTCACAATTCTTTCCTAGGTCATTTCGGATTAAGTCCACTATCATTAAATTTTCTGCCTTATCTTTCTCACTGGAACTCAGTTTTTCATAATTAATGCTATCGGACTTTAAATTATCCCCTCTTGGCATTGTGCCCTTTATTGGTCGTGAAGTTATAGTTTGCCCATTGACTGAAATAAACTGTTCTGGTGAGCCTGAGATAATGGAATAATCTTCAAACTTTAAATACGCCATGTATGGTGACTTATTAATGTCGCGAAATTTTTTATAAAAGACCCAAGGATCTCCAGAGTATTTGGTGGAAAATTTTGTGGCTAAATTTACCTGATAAACATCACCATCGGTAATGTATTGCTGAATCTTATTAAACTTATCTTTATACTCCTCAAAAGATTCAATATTTACTATTGGCTCTGTGATAACAAAGTCGTCACTAATTTCATTTTGATGATTCAAACATTGATCATAAGTTGCTACTGCATCTTTTTTTTCATTAAAGCTAATAAAATGTGTTTTCTTTTCAAGATGGTCCACAAGAATAGTATTTTTATAGGCATTTGCTCTTGCTTGAGGTAAAACTATATCTTTTGTGCTTTTCTGACCAAACTCATACGAGAGGTAGCCAATCAAGCCGCCTGTGAATGGCAGTAAAGAATTATTTCCGTAACTATCTAATAATCCGGAGTAGATAACGTCTACGGTCTCTGTAAATGATTCATCAGATAAAAATGATGTACCCTCCTTTATGATTAAAGTCTTGGATCCTTTTTGAATTATTTCTATAAACGGATCCCAGCAGATTAGGTCATATCGATTATAATCATTGAGATGACCATTACCTTGAAAACAGCTATCAAGAAATATCGGAGAGTGACTGGAAGCGAATTTATCAAACCAGATGGATGAGTTTTCTTGATGAGGAAGATCAAAGGTATGCATTATAAAATTTTAAACAAAAAAGGGAGCTAATGCTCCCTTTTTTATTATAAAAACTGATTTTACTCTAAGTTAGCATGAATCGCTCTCATACCATCCTCAGTTAAACCTTTGTCAAAAATAATTTCTGCAATCACTGCTTCTAAGTACACTAATGTTGATAACTCAAATACTGTGCCCATTGGCATACCTTCTGTGTAATTAGAATAGCTGTCATCATTACCAACTTGAACTACCAAATCAGCAATCTCTGCCATTGCTGAACTTGTTTTCTGAGAAATAACCGCAATCTTACCGCCCTTTGATTTTGCAGTTTCAAGAATGGGTAATAGAGTCTTTGTTCCACCGGATCCAGAAATTACAACAAGTAAGTCACCATCCTTCATTGCTGGTGTTACAACCTCACCTACCATGTTCACTTGATAACCTGAATGAACAAGACGCATTGCAAAAAAACGTGAAACAAGTCCAGAACGACCTGCCCCGCCAACGAAAATTCTTCCAGCACCGTCAACAAGTGCTTTTAACTTTGCTGCGTTACTTTTGTCAGTTTCTGAAAGTACCGTGGTTAATCTATCTAAAATAAGTTTTTGTGTATCCATTCAGCATCCCTTAAATTAATGAATTCATAAATAAAACAAAATAATACCAAAAAAAATCCCGACCTGAGTCGGGATTTTAAAAAATACTAGATTTTTACTCGATTAGTGAGCAATATCTGTAATTTCTTTAGCCGCAGCAGCTGGATCAGCAGCGCCGTAGATAGCAGCACCAGCAACAATAATTGCAGCACCAGCGTCTTTAACTTGCTGAGTTGTAGCAGCTTTAACGCCACCAGCAACTGAGATTTTAGCGCCTGTATCAAGAGCAGCAATAGCAGCTAAATCTTCAAATGGTGTGTGACCAGCAGCTTGAGCATCAAGACCAGTGTGAACACCGATGATTTGTGCACCAGCAGCAACAGCTTCTTTAGCTAAAGATGCTTTATCGTCAACGTTGATCATATCAACTTGAACTTCTTTACCGTATTTTTTAGCAGCTGCGATAACACCTTTAATTGTAGCGATACCAGAAGCGCCGAGAACTGTACAAATGTCAGCACCAGCTTTATAGAATGGCTCAGCTTCATATTCGCCAGCGTCCATTGTTTTAAGGTCAACTAAGATTAAGTTGTTTGGGAACTTAGCTCTTAAAGTTTCTAATAATTTGATACCGTTGTGCTTAATGCATGGAGTACCAATTTCTAAAATATCAACATTTGCTGCAACTTTTTCAGCTAAAGCAACTGTTGCGTCAAAATCTAATGAGTCTAATGCGACTTGAGTTAATGCCATCGTTTATATCTCCCGATAAAAATTTATAAAAAATAGAATATCTACCTATTTCCTGTTAGAACGGGAATATTATAGGTAGATAGTTTCCTTGTCAATTCAAAAAAGCTTACAGTTTCTCAGCAAGAGCTTTTTCAAGTTTATTTTGATCGATAACAAAGTTTCTGATACCTTCAGCAAGCTTCTCAGTCGCCATAGCGTCTTCATTATGATCAAATCTGAATTGTTCTTCAGTAAGTTTTGCAGGTTTTTCAGTTTTCGCGCCATTGTCAACTAGCTTCTTATCTAAAGTACCTTCAGTGTTCTCTAGTTCAGTAAGTAGCGCAGGGGCAACAGTTAATCGATCACATCCAGCTAATTCAGTAATCTCACCGATGTTTCTAAAAGAAGCACCCATAACAACTGTATTGAAACCATGCTCTTTATACCAGTTGTAAATTCTAGTTACTGACTGCACGCCTGGATCATCAGCTGGTGCATACTCTTGACCAGTTTTAGCCTTATACCAGTCCATGATTCTTCCAACAAATGGAGAGATAAGGAAAACACCTGCTTCAGCACAAGCTCTGGCCTGAGCAAAACTGAATAAAAGGGTTAAGTTACAATTAATGCCCTCTTTTTCGAGGATTTCACCTGCTTTAATACCTTCCCAAGTAGACGCTAACTTAATGAGTACGCGATCATTAGATACGCCGGCATCGTTGTAGAGCTTAATAAGCTTCTTACCTTTTGCAACCATTTTATCTATATTGAATGATAAACTTGCATCAACCTCTGTCGAAATACGACCTGGAATATGGTTTAAAATCTCAAGGCCAACAGCCACAGCTAATTTATCCGCTGCATTCTCAACCTGCTCCTCAGTAGAACCTCCTTGAGCCTTTGCATATGCAATAGCCTCTTCAATCATTGATTCACATTGCGGTAGTTGACTAGCTTTTAATAGTAGTGATGGGTTTGTTGTTGCATCAACAGGCTTAAGCGTTTTAATTGCATCAACTTCACCAGTGTCTGCAACAATAGTGGTCATTGATTTTAATTGTTCTAATAAAGATGCCATTTTTTTCTCCGTTTTGACTTTATTATTAAGATTCAAACTTCTCTGATTTTAAATCTTATTTATGAAATAACTCTAAATTTTGAGGAAATATCCAAAGAACTAGATTTTAACAATATCAATTAAAGACTGCAATTATTATTAAACCTAAGAAAGATAGGACATGAAACATTGATGAACTTCATGCGGTAGATTCTCCATAAGCCCCCTATCAACCAATGAATTAGTTTGATTGTTTAATGCCAATTTATGAATTTCTTGCCTATATAAAAGATATGCTTTTTTAAGAAGTGTTGACTCCTCACTTTTAATCAACTGGTAACCTTCTAAAGCATTAATTAAAGCCAAGTTACCCGTGTTAGACAATAAATTTTGATGTTTGGTTGAATACATCAACACAAAGAACTGAACTAAAAATTCAATATCAATGAGCCCACCTTTATCGTTTTTTAAGTCAAAGCTATCTTCTTTGGGGTTATGTTGACTATACATTTTTTGACGCATTTTAAATATT
This genomic interval carries:
- a CDS encoding transaldolase, with amino-acid sequence MASLLEQLKSMTTIVADTGEVDAIKTLKPVDATTNPSLLLKASQLPQCESMIEEAIAYAKAQGGSTEEQVENAADKLAVAVGLEILNHIPGRISTEVDASLSFNIDKMVAKGKKLIKLYNDAGVSNDRVLIKLASTWEGIKAGEILEKEGINCNLTLLFSFAQARACAEAGVFLISPFVGRIMDWYKAKTGQEYAPADDPGVQSVTRIYNWYKEHGFNTVVMGASFRNIGEITELAGCDRLTVAPALLTELENTEGTLDKKLVDNGAKTEKPAKLTEEQFRFDHNEDAMATEKLAEGIRNFVIDQNKLEKALAEKL
- a CDS encoding acriflavin resistance protein is translated as MSSLIKFSIKYAGVIIGLALIIVVYGIVQIKNSPLNVFPEFSPTQVVIQTESPGFSSDLVEKLVTRPIEVMVSGTIGIKQIRSQSIPGLSVVTVIFDEDTDVYRNRQSITEKLSTLTNILPTNIIPKITPLTSSASSVLGIGLTSDTKNEIQLRTFADNVVIPHLMAVEGVADVNRFGGKVRQLQIKTIPKKLLENDLSLQDIFTAAKKSSAVRGGGFIQNENQRIIINTEGQTLTARELEQTTLFNKQGKLLRLKDVAVIEDGYTPSISSASINGQIGVYLSIQGQLGSDTYELTENLETAIESLLSVANKEEITIHPELFKPANFIDASIKGLRVDIIIGAILVIGILYLFLFNFRTAFISAIAIPLSLLSAIAVMSHMNLGLNVMVLSGLAIALGEVVDDAIIDVENIFRRLRENKTLKNKKPLYQVVFESSMEVRKSVVYATLIIVIVFLPLLSLTGVAGKLFGPLGIAYILSILASLAVALTVTPAMSYLLLGQNENLNTEDSPVIKSLKKNYRNILLRIESHSKVVLIISLFVIAFGLSFIPLFKTHFIPPLNEGHYIMHMAAYPGTSEKESLRIGNLVTEQILKIDGVRSVAQWVGRSPLGADTFGTHYSEFEIELSKKSGDDQRRILSSIQDIVYDKDNGFVGVNFAINTFLTERIEETISGYNAAVVINLYGNNLDTLDQDAIKVAQMLETLPGSKDIMLQSPPGNPQVNIKLLPEQLTNFGISRADALDVIRAAYENLPVAQIYERMIPVDIAVTIDSEFKDGIEDIKKLPLSSSLGQIVELGDIAQISQVSGRSKILHQGGKRVQTITSNIDDYDLNDYVINVKKGLERIQLGSGNYFEITGEAQENAQSREDLIAHSTIAIAGVLLMLYIAFGTLKNLSLTLLNLPFALIGGVIAASIHGGWISIGSLVGFVTLFGITLRNSIMLISHYQHLVDYEGHTWNLETCILGASERLPSILMTALVAGLALLPIAIGSGEPGKEIEGPMAMIIIGGLFTSTILNLLILPTVLLNYGDFKKTKFLNF
- a CDS encoding 3-hexulose-6-phosphate isomerase, with protein sequence MDTQKLILDRLTTVLSETDKSNAAKLKALVDGAGRIFVGGAGRSGLVSRFFAMRLVHSGYQVNMVGEVVTPAMKDGDLLVVISGSGGTKTLLPILETAKSKGGKIAVISQKTSSAMAEIADLVVQVGNDDSYSNYTEGMPMGTVFELSTLVYLEAVIAEIIFDKGLTEDGMRAIHANLE
- a CDS encoding 3-hexulose-6-phosphate synthase; its protein translation is MALTQVALDSLDFDATVALAEKVAANVDILEIGTPCIKHNGIKLLETLRAKFPNNLILVDLKTMDAGEYEAEPFYKAGADICTVLGASGIATIKGVIAAAKKYGKEVQVDMINVDDKASLAKEAVAAGAQIIGVHTGLDAQAAGHTPFEDLAAIAALDTGAKISVAGGVKAATTQQVKDAGAAIIVAGAAIYGAADPAAAAKEITDIAH